The Pseudomonas sp. MPC6 nucleotide sequence AGTCGGGATGGTCCTTGGTGATGTCGTTGAGGTGGTTGGCCACCGACTTGCGCACATACAGGCTGGCATCGGCCTTGAGATTGTCGAGAATGGCGGCGGCGAGTGTCGGGGCGGCCTGGATTCGCTCCAGGCGAAACGACCATGGCAGACGCGGTCGGCTGCCTTCGCTGGCCAGGCGCCGGACATGTTCGTTGGCATCCAGCGACCAGCGATGCATCTGCGCCAGCGTGGGTTTCAGATCCCTGCGCAGGAAGTGCCGGATCGCGAACTCCGATGAACCGAATGCGGTGAAGTATTTGAGTGCGTCCATGGACAGCTCGAACCGGTCAGCGCCGTAGGTCGCGACGTAGTGCGGCAACGAGATGCTGACGAAGCCGCTGTTCAGCCGCGGGGCGAGGGCGTAAAGCACTTCGAGCGTCTCTTCATAACTCAATGGCAGCACCGCGTGCAGGCACTCGCTGACCCTGGCCATGCGTTGCATGATCGACAAGTGCTCAAGGCCTTCGTTGGCCAATTTCAGGAAGGCCTTGGCGTTGAACGCGGGGTAGACGGCGGTCATTTCGGTGGCGATGTGCTGCAGACGTTCGGCGTTGAAGATTTCTTTCAGGGCGGGAGAGGGTTGATCAGCAGCCATTGTGGGTTCCTTGACAGTCGTTGTTTGTCCGATGCACCGCGTTATCGTTCATCGCGGGCTTGCCCGCGATGAGGCCCGCACATTCACCTCAATTTTTAGCCGATTGTTCTTCCAGCTGATCCGACTCAAACAACCGGGCCAATTCCGCCCGCGCTTCCTGCGCCGTCTGCAGCACCTTTGCCGCATCGTCATACACCGCATGCTGGGCTTCCAGCACCTGTTCATCGTGATGCTTGAAGCGCTTGATCCGCGCATCCGCCTGGGCCTGGCTCAGTCCCAGCCCGACCAGCGTTCGCCGGCTCATTTCCAGGCTCGAATAATAGGTTTCGCGAATAGCCTCGGCGCCGATGTCCATCAAACGGTGCACATGCTGACGGTTGCGGGCCCGGGCGATGATTTTCATGTGCG carries:
- a CDS encoding DNA alkylation repair protein; the protein is MAADQPSPALKEIFNAERLQHIATEMTAVYPAFNAKAFLKLANEGLEHLSIMQRMARVSECLHAVLPLSYEETLEVLYALAPRLNSGFVSISLPHYVATYGADRFELSMDALKYFTAFGSSEFAIRHFLRRDLKPTLAQMHRWSLDANEHVRRLASEGSRPRLPWSFRLERIQAAPTLAAAILDNLKADASLYVRKSVANHLNDITKDHPDWVLDLLERWSLENKHTAWIARHALRSLIKQGNQRALAIIGAGGKPEVEIIGVKVEPPVIRLGEKISLSFTVKSDVPDSQRLVIDYAIDYVKANGSSSAKVFKLKALTLPGNATETIARGQHIKELTTRRHYAGRHAVHILVNGERLASTAFEIIADAD